The DNA region ATCATTAGGTAATCCATATGCATCTCAACAAGATATAGAATATGTATCAAAACTAGTAAACATACATCAAGATATCATAAACTTTTCTGATGGTTATAACACAAATATTGGAGAAAGAGGTATTATGTTATCAGGTGGTCAAAAACAAAGAATTTCTATTGCAAGAGCATTATTATTAAAATCAGAAATTTTAATATTAGATGATGCATTATCTGCAGTAGATGGTCAAACACAAAATATAATATTAAATAATATAAAAAATTGGAAAAAAAATAACCATACTATTATTATAACATCACATAAATTATCTATATTCAACCAAGTAGATAATATATTTATTATAAAAAATGGATCTATTGAACAATTTGGAACACATAACCAATTAATGAAATATGAAAATTGGTATAGTAATATGTACCATCATCAAAAATTAATTATAGATTATTAAATATATTAAATTAAAAACAAGGAACACATAAATGGCTAATTTCTTTCAAGGTTGGCCTATTCTTAAACGTCTGTTGACTTATGGAATTTGCTGGAAAAAATCATTTCTCTTAGCTTTTTTATTACTATTAATTGCTTCTATATCAGAAATATTAGGACCAGTATTAATCAGTTATTTTTTAAATCATATTTTAACACAACATAATTTAAATAGAAAAATAATTTTAATAATTTTTTCTACTTTTATAATATTACAAAATATGTCTATTATTTTAAATTATGTTCAAATGTTAATATTTAATAAAATAGCAATTAAAATTATAGAAAAATTAAGATTAGAAGTAATGGAATCCGCTTTATTACAACCATTACAAAATTTCCATATACAACCTATTGGTAAAATTATATCAAAAATTACTAATGATACAGAAGTAATTAAAGAATTATATGATACTGTATTAAATACAATTTTTAGAAGCATTTCATTAATCTTTATTATGTCAATTACAATGTTTATTATGCAATGGAAAATGGCCATTGTATCTATGATGTTATTTCCATTAGTAATTATTGTAATATTTACATATCAACATTATAGTAAACCTATACTAAGAAATATTCGATCATATTTAGCTAAAATTAATAATGAATTTAATGAAATCATTAACGGAATATTAATTATACAACAATTTTCTCAACAATTAAGATTTAAACAATCTATAAAAAATACTAGTAAATTACATTACAATACTAAAATGAAAATATTAAAATTAGATGGACTATTATTAAGACCATTATTAAATTTATTTTCTTCTTTTGTTTTATGTACATTAATTACTGTATTCAGCTTATCTCCTGTTGGATCTTTTACAGTAGGTACACTATATGCATTCATTAGTTACCTTAACAGACTAAATGAACCATTAATTTCTATTACAACACAACAATCTATTTTACAACAATCTATGGTAGCAGGAGAAAGAATTTTTAAACTTATAGATTCAAAAAAACAAAAATATGGAAATGATTTAAAAAAATTTAAAAATGGAAATATAAAAATTTGTAATTTAAATTTTTCATATAAAAAAAATGGACCTATAATTTTAAAAAATATCAATTTAAATATACCTTCAAACAATTTTATTGCTTTAATTGGACATACTGGAAGTGGAAAAAGCACTTTAGCTAATTTAATTATGGGTTATTATCCAGTAACTCATGGAACAATCATGTTAGATCAACGTTTACTACAAACATTAAGTTATCATGTTTTAAGAAATGGAATATATATGGTACAGCAAGAACCAGTAATTTTTTCTGGAACTATTTTATCTAACATTACATTAGGTAAAAACATATCTGAAGAAAAAGTATGGAAAGTTTTAAAAAAAGTAAAATTACATTCTTGTTTTAAATGTATGCCTAAAAAATTATATACTATATTAGACGAACAAGGTAATAATTTATCAGCTGGACAAAAACAATTAATTTCTATAGCTAGAATATTAATGTTACATCCAAAAATTCTAATATTAGATGAAGCAACAGCAAATATAGATCCAGAAACAGAACAATCAATACAAAAAATATTATTATCTATAAAAAAATACACTACTTTAATTATTATTGCACATAGATTATCAACTATTGTACATGCTGATAAAATTATTGTTTTAAAAACAGGAAAAATTATTGAAAAAGGAAATCATAAACAATTAATAAAAAAACGAGGAATATATTACAAAATGTATAATTCACAACTATCCCTATAAATCATGATACTATTAATAATTATAAAATTTTTAAAAACCTAAAATTTATTATATTTATTACAAGACTGTGTAGATATATATAAAGATCTGTAATTTATTTAATTGAGACACTTATTCTAAACACCCATACGTGTATTTAAATATACAAAAAATATTAATAACTAACAAATCCTAAAATAATTCTTATACTCTATACTAACATTTCATATATTATAAAAGTAATTGAATTATTCATAATAATGTATAAAAAATATAATTATTATTACAAATAATCAATTTATATATTATTATAATATATATTTTAAATATATTACAAAAAATTAAAATGCATTATCAAATTCTAGCAAGAAAATGGAGACCAAACTCATTTTCTGAAATTATTGGTCAACAATATATATTAACTGCTATTAAAAATGGATTTTTATTCAATAAAATTCATCAATCCTGGATATTATCAGGAACTAGAGGAACAGGAAAAACTACTTTTGCACGACTCTTATCTAAAAGTTTAAATTGTAATACTGGAATAAAAATGTATCCTTGCCAAATATGTTCAAATTGTAAAGATATTCAAAAAGGATGTTTTCCTGATTTAATAGAAATTGATGCTGCTTCCAAAACTAAAGTAGAAGATATTAAAGAATTATTAAACACAGTAAAGTACAAACCAACTAAAGGAAAATTTAAGATATATTTAATTGATGAAGTACATATGTTATCAAAATATAGTTTCAATGCATTATTAAAAAACCTTGAAGAACCACCAAAATATGTAAAATTTATTTTAGCTACAACAGAAATTAGAAAATTACCAAAAACCATTATATCTAGATGTATATATTTTAACTTTAAAGAAATAAGTATTATACAAATAATAGAACATTTATCTAATATTTTAAATAAAGAAAAAATTGTTTTTGAAAAAAAAGCTCTAAAAATTATTGCTAAAGAATCTCAAGGAAGTATCCGAGATGCACTAAACTTATCTGAACAAGCTATAATGATTGGAGGGAATGAAATAAAAGAATCTATTCTTACAAATATATTTAATTTCCTAAGTAAAGAACAAGCATTAAAAATCATCATATCTGTGTTTGAAAAAAATACTTTTAATGTTATGTTATTATTAACAAAAATATATAAAACTAATATTGAATTAAGTACAATATTAACAAAAATTTTAGAAATTTTACATAATATTATTATCTTTAAAAAATGTTTTAAAAATGATAATTATATAGAATCATTATATCAAAAAAAATTATTAAAAATTTCTAAACTAATTGATTATGAAGATTTAAGAAATTACTATAAAATTATAGTATCAGGAATTAAAGAACTAAAATTTTTACCTAACCCAAAAATAGGAATTGAAATCACTTTATTAAATATATTAAGTATAACACAAAAAAAAAATAAATTTTAACTTTCTTCTTTACAATCAAATATAATACTTAATATATTGTATTTTAAAATAATAAAATAAAAATTTTTATATTATTTTTAATAAGGATAAAAAATGTTTGATGCAAATAATATCAATACTTTAATAAAAAAAGCACAAAAAATACAAGAAAAAATGAAAAAAATCCAAAAAGAAATTGAAATAATGGAAGTCACTGGAGAATCAGGAGCAGGAATTGTAAAAATAACTATTAATGGAATATATAATTGTAAAAATATAGAAATAGATGAAAGCTTTCTTAAAGAAAATAAAAAAATGATTGAAGATTTAATTACAGCAGCATTTAATGATGCATCTAGACGTATTAGAGAAGCAAAAAAACAAAAAATGTCTGATATTTCAAAAGATATTCCATTTCCTTATGGAATTATGAACTCAATAATATAATATTTAGATATATCAACTAATATACATACTTAATAATATTATAAAATTTATTTACATTTAAGGTATAAATATAATTATGAAAAAAAATGAAAAATATTCTTTTCAATCTGAAACTAAACAATTGCTACATTTAATGATTCATTCTCTATATTCAAATAAAGAAATATTTATTCGCGAATTAATATCTAATGCATCGGATGCAATTGATAAAATGAGATTTAAATTTTTATCTAACGAACATTCAGATCAAAAATATCGTGATATGTACATACGTATATTATTGGATAAAAAAGAAAATAAAATTGTTATTTCTGATAATGGAATTGGAATGACAAAACAAGAAATTATTAATAATCTCGGAACTATTGCTAATTCTGGAACAAAATCATTTTTAAAATCTTTAAATAAAGAAAATAAAAAAAATAATCAACTTATAGGAAAATTTGGAGTTGGATTTTATTCATCATTTATAGTATCAGATAAAGTAATTGTACGAACACGACATGCAGAAGAATTAAATCAAAATAATGGTACACTTTGGAAATCTGATGGTAAAGGAGAATATACTATTACTTCTATAACTAAAAAAGAATATGGAACAGATGTCGAATTATACTTAAAAAAAGAAGAAATTGATTTTCTAGAAGATTGGAAAATATGCAATATTGTTAAAAAATATTCTGATCACATTACTATTCCAATAGAAATTCAAGAATATGATAAAAAAAATAAAGTTTTTTCATGGAAACAAATAAATACAGCACAAGCATTATGGACGCTTGAAAAATCAAAAATTACTGATGATCAATACAAAAATTTTTACAAACACATAACACAAGACATGAACGATCCTATTATTTGGAGTCATAATAAAGTAGAAGGTACACAAGAATATATTAGTTTACTATATATTCCAAGTAAATCACATTGGGATATTTGGAATCGTGATCAAAAAAAAAATGGATTAAAACTATATATTAAAAGAATTTATATTATGGATAATGCTGAACAATTTTTACCTAGTTATTTAAGATTTATTAAAGGAATTTTAGATACTAATGACTTGCCTTTAAATGTTTCAAGAGAAATGTTACAAGAAAATAATATTACACATTCTCTAAAAACATCAATAACAAAACGAGTATTAATGTTAATTAAACAACTTACAAAAAATAATAGTCAATATCAAATATTCTGGAAAGAATTTGGATTAATTCTCAAAGAAGGTATAGCAGAAGATACAAAAAATCAAGAAAAAATTGCTGAATTATTAAGATTTACCTCAATAAAAACTAATTGTATAGAACAAAATTTATCTTTATCAGAATACATTCAAAATATGCCTAATAATCAAGAAAAAATATATTTTTTGACTGCTGATAGTTATGCTACAGTGAGCACAAGTCCACACTTAGAAATTTTTAAAAAAAATAATATTGATGTACTATTATTATGTGATCGAATTGATGAATGGATGATGAATTATTTAACTGATTTTAAAGGTAAAAAGTTTCAATCAGTCAATAAAATAGATGATGATTTAAATAAAATAGTTCATGAAAAATCTAAATCAAATAATTCATTAAAAAAAATCAATACATTATTATT from Buchnera aphidicola (Phyllaphis fagi) includes:
- a CDS encoding SmdB family multidrug efflux ABC transporter permease/ATP-binding protein: MANFFQGWPILKRLLTYGICWKKSFLLAFLLLLIASISEILGPVLISYFLNHILTQHNLNRKIILIIFSTFIILQNMSIILNYVQMLIFNKIAIKIIEKLRLEVMESALLQPLQNFHIQPIGKIISKITNDTEVIKELYDTVLNTIFRSISLIFIMSITMFIMQWKMAIVSMMLFPLVIIVIFTYQHYSKPILRNIRSYLAKINNEFNEIINGILIIQQFSQQLRFKQSIKNTSKLHYNTKMKILKLDGLLLRPLLNLFSSFVLCTLITVFSLSPVGSFTVGTLYAFISYLNRLNEPLISITTQQSILQQSMVAGERIFKLIDSKKQKYGNDLKKFKNGNIKICNLNFSYKKNGPIILKNINLNIPSNNFIALIGHTGSGKSTLANLIMGYYPVTHGTIMLDQRLLQTLSYHVLRNGIYMVQQEPVIFSGTILSNITLGKNISEEKVWKVLKKVKLHSCFKCMPKKLYTILDEQGNNLSAGQKQLISIARILMLHPKILILDEATANIDPETEQSIQKILLSIKKYTTLIIIAHRLSTIVHADKIIVLKTGKIIEKGNHKQLIKKRGIYYKMYNSQLSL
- the dnaX gene encoding DNA polymerase III subunit gamma/tau, which codes for MHYQILARKWRPNSFSEIIGQQYILTAIKNGFLFNKIHQSWILSGTRGTGKTTFARLLSKSLNCNTGIKMYPCQICSNCKDIQKGCFPDLIEIDAASKTKVEDIKELLNTVKYKPTKGKFKIYLIDEVHMLSKYSFNALLKNLEEPPKYVKFILATTEIRKLPKTIISRCIYFNFKEISIIQIIEHLSNILNKEKIVFEKKALKIIAKESQGSIRDALNLSEQAIMIGGNEIKESILTNIFNFLSKEQALKIIISVFEKNTFNVMLLLTKIYKTNIELSTILTKILEILHNIIIFKKCFKNDNYIESLYQKKLLKISKLIDYEDLRNYYKIIVSGIKELKFLPNPKIGIEITLLNILSITQKKNKF
- a CDS encoding YbaB/EbfC family nucleoid-associated protein; its protein translation is MFDANNINTLIKKAQKIQEKMKKIQKEIEIMEVTGESGAGIVKITINGIYNCKNIEIDESFLKENKKMIEDLITAAFNDASRRIREAKKQKMSDISKDIPFPYGIMNSII
- the htpG gene encoding molecular chaperone HtpG: MKKNEKYSFQSETKQLLHLMIHSLYSNKEIFIRELISNASDAIDKMRFKFLSNEHSDQKYRDMYIRILLDKKENKIVISDNGIGMTKQEIINNLGTIANSGTKSFLKSLNKENKKNNQLIGKFGVGFYSSFIVSDKVIVRTRHAEELNQNNGTLWKSDGKGEYTITSITKKEYGTDVELYLKKEEIDFLEDWKICNIVKKYSDHITIPIEIQEYDKKNKVFSWKQINTAQALWTLEKSKITDDQYKNFYKHITQDMNDPIIWSHNKVEGTQEYISLLYIPSKSHWDIWNRDQKKNGLKLYIKRIYIMDNAEQFLPSYLRFIKGILDTNDLPLNVSREMLQENNITHSLKTSITKRVLMLIKQLTKNNSQYQIFWKEFGLILKEGIAEDTKNQEKIAELLRFTSIKTNCIEQNLSLSEYIQNMPNNQEKIYFLTADSYATVSTSPHLEIFKKNNIDVLLLCDRIDEWMMNYLTDFKGKKFQSVNKIDDDLNKIVHEKSKSNNSLKKINTLLLKIQEVLKEKIKKVQLSYRLIDTPAILLIEKDAMSTQMSKLFMAAGQNIPPVQYIFEINPNHKLIKKISNLQDDKNINIWIQILFEEALLSERGSLDNPNDFINKINQIFINS